From the Micromonospora sediminicola genome, one window contains:
- a CDS encoding GNAT family N-acetyltransferase produces the protein MRYLRSDGRVAIRRPRPGDETEFVAAARRSQDLHHPWLSAPDDAERYAAYLRKIRGRGSDGFLFCDRATGEIAGYATISGIVLGALRGGYLGYAAFRPYAGTGHATAGVRLVIAHAFGPLGLHRLEANIQPGNEPSKRLARRLGFRLEGFSPDYLFIDGAWRDHERWAITAPAPD, from the coding sequence GTGAGATACCTGCGCAGCGACGGGCGCGTCGCGATCCGCCGTCCCCGCCCCGGTGACGAGACGGAGTTCGTCGCCGCCGCCCGGCGCAGCCAGGACCTGCACCACCCGTGGCTGTCGGCGCCGGACGACGCCGAGCGGTACGCGGCGTACCTGCGCAAGATCAGGGGCCGGGGCAGCGACGGGTTCCTGTTCTGCGACCGGGCCACCGGGGAGATCGCCGGGTACGCGACCATCAGCGGCATCGTGCTCGGCGCGCTGCGCGGCGGCTACCTCGGCTACGCCGCCTTCCGCCCGTACGCGGGCACCGGCCACGCCACGGCCGGGGTGCGGCTGGTGATCGCCCACGCGTTCGGCCCGCTCGGACTGCACCGGCTGGAGGCCAACATCCAGCCCGGCAACGAGCCGTCGAAGCGGCTGGCCCGCCGGCTGGGCTTCCGGCTGGAGGGCTTCTCCCCGGACTACCTGTTCATCGACGGCGCCTGGCGGGACCACGAACGCTGGGCGATCACCGCCCCGGCGCCGGACTGA
- a CDS encoding M20/M25/M40 family metallo-hydrolase — translation MGNHQTAGGRPTRSSRRTFLTASAAATAAAVATPLTAAPAAAAGAPPGPGRPTRPQRPDRELTALLREIDRHRIEATVRRLAAFGTRHTLSSQTDPVRGIGAARDWIHAQLSGYAAASGGRMTVELQSYVQEPASRIPTATTITNVVATLRGDVTPERVYVITGHYDSRATDVMDAVSDAPGADDDASGVAVVMELARVLASRRSEATIVLAAVAGEEQGLYGSAYLAGRLKAAGVDVQGMFSNDIVGSSTADDGTRDPRTVRLFAEGVPTAETPAEASVRQSVGGENDSPSRQLARFVSDVADNAATGMGIRVVYRRDRYLRGSDHISFLREGWPAGRFTEPAEDFAHQHQDVRVVDGVQYGDLPEFCDFDYITRVARVNAATLWSLAQAPGTPKGLVVVTTNLTNDTTLRWQRGPEPDLAGYEVVWRETTAAEWQRVLPVGDVTEMTVDLSKDNVFFGVRAVDRAGHRSPVAFPKPGS, via the coding sequence ATGGGAAACCACCAGACCGCCGGGGGTCGACCCACGAGGTCGAGCCGGCGTACCTTCCTCACCGCCTCCGCCGCGGCCACCGCCGCCGCCGTCGCCACCCCGCTCACCGCCGCCCCGGCGGCCGCCGCCGGGGCGCCGCCCGGCCCGGGCCGTCCGACCCGGCCGCAGCGCCCGGACCGCGAGCTGACCGCGCTGCTGCGCGAGATCGACAGGCACCGGATCGAGGCCACCGTCCGCCGGCTCGCCGCGTTCGGCACCCGGCACACCCTCTCCAGCCAGACCGATCCGGTACGCGGCATCGGCGCCGCCCGCGACTGGATCCACGCCCAACTGTCCGGGTACGCCGCCGCCTCCGGCGGCCGGATGACCGTCGAACTCCAGTCCTACGTGCAGGAACCGGCGTCCCGGATCCCGACCGCGACCACGATCACCAACGTGGTGGCGACGCTGCGCGGCGACGTCACGCCGGAGCGGGTGTACGTGATCACCGGTCACTACGACTCCCGTGCCACGGATGTGATGGACGCGGTCAGCGACGCGCCGGGCGCCGACGACGACGCCTCCGGCGTGGCCGTGGTCATGGAGCTGGCCCGGGTGCTGGCCAGCCGGCGCAGCGAGGCCACCATCGTGCTGGCCGCCGTGGCCGGCGAGGAGCAGGGACTGTACGGCTCGGCGTACCTGGCCGGCCGGCTGAAGGCGGCGGGCGTGGACGTGCAGGGCATGTTCAGCAACGACATCGTGGGCAGCAGCACCGCCGACGACGGCACCCGCGACCCGCGTACGGTGCGGCTCTTCGCCGAGGGTGTGCCGACCGCCGAGACCCCGGCCGAGGCGAGCGTGCGGCAGTCCGTCGGCGGCGAGAACGACTCCCCGTCGCGGCAGCTGGCCCGGTTCGTCAGCGACGTGGCGGACAACGCCGCCACCGGGATGGGGATCCGGGTGGTCTACCGGCGGGACCGCTACCTGCGCGGCAGCGACCACATCTCGTTCCTGCGCGAGGGTTGGCCGGCCGGCCGGTTCACCGAGCCCGCCGAGGACTTCGCCCACCAGCACCAGGACGTCCGGGTGGTCGACGGCGTGCAGTACGGCGACCTGCCCGAGTTCTGCGACTTCGACTACATCACCCGGGTGGCCCGGGTGAACGCCGCGACGCTGTGGTCGCTGGCCCAGGCGCCGGGCACGCCGAAGGGCCTGGTCGTGGTGACCACGAACCTGACCAACGACACCACGCTGCGCTGGCAGCGCGGACCGGAGCCGGACCTGGCCGGCTACGAGGTGGTGTGGCGGGAGACCACCGCCGCCGAGTGGCAGAGGGTGCTGCCGGTCGGCGACGTCACCGAGATGACGGTGGACCTGTCCAAGGACAACGTGTTCTTCGGTGTGCGGGCGGTCGACCGGGCCGGCCACCGCAGCCCGGTGGCGTTCCCGAAGCCGGGCAGCTGA
- a CDS encoding NAD(P)/FAD-dependent oxidoreductase — translation MTKPRVVIVGAGFAGYHAAKTLRRLARDRAEIVLLNTTDYFLYLPLLPEVAAGVVEPTRISVPLAGTLDGVRVVVGEADRVDLQNRWVGYRSAEGDHGQLAYDRLILSVGSVNKLLPIPGVTEYAHGFRGLPEALYLHDHVVRQVELAELTDDPAEQRARTTFVVVGAGYTGTEVAAHGQLFTDRLLAQRPHLKVRPRWMLLDVAPRVLPELDRRMSVTADRVLRKRGVDVRMGTSVAEATPDGVMLTDGEYVPTCSLIWCVGVRPDPFVAELGLRTEKGRLVVDEYLNVPGYPEVFACGDAAAVPDPTRPGQVCAMTAQHAQRQGKLAAHNIAASYGQGARKSYKHHDLGWVVDLGGKDAAANPLHVPLSGLPAKAVTRGYHLLAMPGNRPRVAADWALDATLPRPAVQLGLVPANAVPLESESPELVRRR, via the coding sequence ATGACGAAACCACGTGTGGTGATCGTGGGGGCCGGGTTCGCCGGGTACCACGCGGCCAAGACGTTGCGCCGACTGGCCCGCGACCGGGCCGAGATCGTCCTGCTGAACACGACCGACTACTTCCTCTACCTGCCGCTGCTGCCCGAGGTCGCGGCCGGCGTGGTCGAGCCGACCCGGATCTCCGTGCCGCTTGCCGGCACGCTCGACGGCGTCCGGGTGGTGGTCGGCGAGGCCGACCGGGTGGACCTGCAGAACCGCTGGGTCGGCTACCGCTCCGCCGAGGGCGACCACGGCCAGCTCGCGTACGACCGGCTGATCCTCTCCGTGGGCAGCGTCAACAAGCTGCTGCCCATCCCCGGGGTCACCGAGTACGCGCACGGCTTCCGCGGCCTGCCCGAGGCGCTCTACCTGCACGACCACGTGGTCCGGCAGGTCGAGCTGGCCGAGCTGACCGACGACCCGGCCGAGCAGCGCGCCCGCACCACGTTCGTCGTGGTCGGCGCCGGCTACACCGGCACCGAGGTCGCCGCGCACGGACAGCTGTTCACCGACCGGCTGCTGGCCCAGCGCCCGCACCTGAAGGTCCGCCCGCGCTGGATGCTGCTGGACGTCGCCCCCCGCGTGCTGCCCGAGCTGGACCGGCGGATGTCCGTCACCGCCGACCGGGTGCTGCGCAAGCGCGGCGTGGACGTGCGGATGGGCACCTCGGTCGCCGAGGCCACCCCGGACGGGGTGATGCTCACCGACGGCGAGTACGTCCCGACCTGCAGCCTCATCTGGTGCGTCGGCGTACGCCCCGACCCGTTCGTGGCCGAGCTGGGCCTGCGTACCGAGAAGGGCCGGCTGGTGGTCGACGAGTACCTCAACGTCCCCGGCTACCCGGAGGTGTTCGCCTGCGGCGACGCCGCCGCCGTGCCCGACCCGACCCGGCCCGGGCAGGTGTGCGCGATGACCGCGCAGCACGCCCAGCGGCAGGGCAAGCTGGCCGCGCACAACATCGCCGCCTCGTACGGGCAGGGCGCCCGCAAGTCCTACAAGCACCACGACCTGGGCTGGGTGGTGGACCTGGGCGGCAAGGACGCGGCCGCGAACCCGCTGCACGTGCCGCTGTCCGGGCTGCCGGCCAAGGCGGTCACCCGCGGCTACCACCTGCTGGCCATGCCGGGGAACCGTCCTCGGGTCGCCGCGGACTGGGCGCTCGACGCGACGCTGCCCCGGCCCGCCGTGCAGCTCGGCCTGGTGCCGGCCAACGCGGTGCCGCTGGAGAGCGAGTCGCCCGAACTGGTCCGGCGGCGCTGA